In Miscanthus floridulus cultivar M001 chromosome 8, ASM1932011v1, whole genome shotgun sequence, the sequence GGATTTGGtgctttgtgtgtgtgtgtgtgtgttctggAAAAGACACTTCGCCTCTTTCCTTTGAATTTctctcttaatgaaatgacacacaGTTCTCCTGtgtagttttgaaaaaaaaaagagactTGTATCAAGTTAACACAATCAAATTGTAGCAGTGTGCACCTGTGCACATGTTGTTTTTTGACTGAAAGAATTGAAATGCAGTATTGAAGAATTTGCTTTGTTTCCTGTGGACCAAATTACAGTTCAGGTCCAGTGTTCTTAAGGCATCACCTAGATCACAAGATGCTCGCTGGGGGCAAGGCATGGCCCACGTCTAGAGAGAAGAGGGGCCAGCCATGGAGAAGAAGGAACATGAGGCATACTAGCAGGATAGACAACTATCTTTACTCCCGGTACAGATCCACCCTTCCTCAAATGTGGTGGTGACGATttcctgggggggggggggggggggggggggggggggggggggggctccatTTGAGTGGCTGGAAGGGGTGATTCGCCACTTGGCCACTGAAGATGCTTGGGGGATCATCTGGGAGAGAGGCAGAGAGGGTAACTGTTTTGTGGGAGACGGAGGGGAGGTCTTTGTGGGATGCTGGCTTGGGTTGGGCTTTAGTAGGCTAATGAGCTCATTTGTTCCTATTGTTATGACCTGGAGGggcatattttctttttcttctctgaTTTATTCACCTTCCCGCATCGCCTTAAGAGCCTAGGTGATAAGAAGGTGGCGGGTCACCACACCTCGCCTTAACGCTTTAAGAACATTGCTCAGGTCACTTCAATAGGTGGTTCAAGTAGTATGTCCAGAAACTTGAAAAGTAGATATTAACCTGGACTACCACACAAGTGTACAGGCCTGAGATACAATGCATCTTTTTCTGCTGTAATATACGCATATTCCATTTGTTACAAGGTTTAGACTATCCTGGATGGGGGCTTGTTATATGAATCGTGTGATTGTGAATGAAAGTTTCAGTAGTTTTATAATATGTTCTGGGAAAAGAAAGACATCAATATGCACAAAAGTATCTAAATTGGTATTGCTTTATTATATTCACAACAAAGCAAATTTAACATATGTTATTATTATAAGATTTTTGTGTAAATACAATGGTATCTGTTTAAATACTGTTACCTCCTTTCTAGTTTTCTTTTTTTGTGGTGAAACCAATAATTGTTTTCTTTTTTATGTCATGTGAGAAGCACAGAGTTATCTCAATTGATTTAAAGTAACATGGGTCAAATCCTGCATAGCTAGCTATTTTAGATTGACCCCTCTTAGTTGTACATCTGTTCTAGCTTGTTGACTGTTCTTGTTGGGGATGTAACCTCAGTAACAGGTCCGTATACCTAGAGTAGTTCCTAGTGCCCTTTTTTGTTTGGCTTTTGCTTGCTCCATGAGTGAGTCATTCTGGTGCTATTTCTTTtgcttgatttttttttcattgtGATGAGTTAGGTACTCTTTTTACCATTTTTTCTTCACTTCAATTGAAAGTATTACTCTCTTTTTCCACAACGGCATAGCCAAATTCCATTACTTGACAGCAACGAAATTACAAGAGTTTGTTGCAAACGAAACATAAAAGCCTAGCAGAAGGCACATTGGAATGAACATGCAGGGTTCATCCAACTGGCACCACGTAACCAACCCACAAGCGTTTAACATCGCCAACTACGAAATTGAAAGTATTACTCTGAGCTCTTAAGTGACTTAATCATGTGCAGGTCTCCAAGACTTAGTATCCTTTCCATCAAAACTAGCCCGGCAGTAACTGATCGATCGATGCTCACTGTCGGAGCATGCTGCCCCATGCTTACAGAATTGGACATCAGCAACTGCTATGAGGTTTCATACAAGTCACTAGAGTTGATTGGCCAGAGCTGCCAGAACCTCAGGGTCCTCAAGCGCAACATATTCCACTGGATCGATCCATCAGAGCATGTCGGAATAGTTCCTGAGGACTACTTAAGAGAATGCCCCGAAGATGGTGACAGGGAAGCCATTACAATATCCAAGTTCATGCCAAAGCTGAAACATCTTGAACTGAGGTTCTCAGAGTTGACCGCTGTCGGCCTCAGCTCTATCCCTGAAGGATGCAAAGACCTGGAGGTTCTGGACCTGTTTGGCTGTGCAAATCTTACAAGCCGGGGAATAGACCAGGCTGCTGCTAATCTGAAGAATCTGGTGACGCTAGTGAAGCCCAACTTCTACATACCCCGTTCCTCCTTTCACATGGGGAGGTACGGCCACTGGCAGTTATACGACGAGAGGTTCCAGACAAATGTATTTCAGATATGATTATAGTCTCAGGCTATGCCTCAGGTCCTTTGACCTATATGATTTAGATTGTGTGTATGTGGGCGCAGATAATAGCAATAATGTGTGGTTTGAATTGTTTCTCTGGATAACATTTTGTACAGATATGGTTGTGCTCCAGTTATTTGAAGAGTAGTACGTTGGTTAATATACCTTGTTGCCTATATAGGCTTGCAAGAGATGTTTTAGTGGATATTTTGTCGTCCAGAAATCAAAACGACATTTTGAACGAGGAATTTTCTGGACGAAAACTCGCCAACGGTCAGTTCATAGCATCTTAGTTCTTGGTGAATGGTCCATTTGTCTTATCCCTATACTATTGTGCTTTGGATCATCCTGGAATAATGCCATAACCTGTGCTCCACGTAGCATGGTTTGCTTAGTCGATCCTGATTGTAAGGCATCTTTCGTGCTTGGGTGTCATCTTCCTGGCCCTATGCTGCACCCGACTGTGACCGCTCGATGCCGTTACCAGAATACCAGCCATGTTCATGTCATCTGCACCACAATCCGATGCGTTGTTTCGCATCACCTTTCGGCCAGGATCTGTCTGACTATTTGCATCTTCTTCATTTTTTTGATATATGACTATTTGCATCTTTTGTAGCAGTCTAGCAGATGACGCTATAGAGTGGCTCCAATTCTAATCTAATCCCAAAAAGTATTCCTGCTGAACTGAGGGCACCCGCTATGGTATAAGCTAGTTGTAAGCCAACTTCTTTAATAGTGATAACTTTTAGCATATAGCTCATAATATAAATAGTCCCACATGACACTCTCACATGTTCTTGGATATGTGTATGAGCTTAGCTCTTAatcaagagctagcttttctctctcGTCTATTAAAATATGAAAGAATGCTTAGAGCTAACTTATGGAAGTGTTCGGCTGatatggattatttactgttcatgctggaaaacactgtttatgccggaatgttgtgagagaaaaatactgctctggctggaaaaataagccgaacaagccggcttcTTTCCCAGCCGAACACAACCATAtgtagcctgttcggttggccggttcgtatcgttgctggttcgtaaagaagtattgctggctggtttgtgtgagagaaaaatactgttctggctggaaatttacgatcgtttacgacaagctacGGCCAAACGAATAGGCTTATGGTTGTCAGCCATTGCGGATGCCCCTAGAAATGGAAATTCAATGCCTTCCTTGGTCGGGAAGACTGAAATCTTCCCTGAAAAGACCAGCTTTACCTTCCCTTTCGCTCATTGATATCACATTATCCTTTTCAAGGTTAAGAATGAGACTTTATAAAATTTGTCAGTTAAATCGTTCTCGAACAGCTAATCCATAGCCATGAGCTAGTCTTGTCGACTTGCCGTGCACCACTCAAATATTCAACTAATTTTCTTACATGTTATGCTGGAAACCATATGCATATATGCATGTGGCCATCCTTTTTCTTGTTCTTCATCTGCATTACAATTCATTGAAAACTACATATATAACAGAATGGAAAGAGTAGACAATGTATCCCATCCTTCCGTTTGTACTAGTCAGTGACTGAAAAGATGAAATCCAGTTGGCTGGctttatctttttttttagaaaagggaaTATATTAATATCCCAGCTTCTGCATCGATCAATGCATATGGTTGGCTTTTGGTTGAGATCTTGCAAGCAAAGGCCATGGTCCATGGAGCACCCACCACATGCAACAAAGCCACCAAATCTGCACATTGCTGTTCCATATGTTCCACTTTTCCCTAGCAGCACATCATTAGTGCCCAAAGGCattgaaacaaaagaaaaaaccGAAGTGCCAGAACCAGCAACCTTTGCTGGGATTTAGGTCCCATTAGACCTGAACTGTCCCTAATAATCCTAATTTTGTTTTTTAAATATCAGTATAACCCAATGGTGTGTATCAAGAACAAAAGAACGGATCCATTCACGTGGTTTGCTGATCTTTTTTTCAGAATGTCTGCCGTCGAGAGAAAAAAAGGCACAATGGAATCAGGTGCCGTCTTGCCAAATCAGTTGCTTGCCTTATCTTGGCATTGGCAGCAGCTACTACTCTGCAGACTGCAGGAGTTATAATAAGAGAGTCTCGGGGGACACTCCTCCGCATCAGAGATTCAGAGCTGATGAATTGCTTCTGGTGTCCTGTCCATCTCATCATCAAGATGAAAAAAAGCAGCACCGTCCTCGCCATCTCCATCTTggtcctcctctcccttgcctCCCAGGTCTCACGGTGTGCAGCATCAGCTGAGGGAATCGCCGGAGTTTCCGCAGCGCGTCATCGGCTCAGGCCTCGTCTCCAGGTGCAAGAACAATTGCACGGTCAGTTTTGctctcatttttttcttctcttaaTTGGTCCCTGAATCATTGCCATGCATGATTGGTCAAATTATCCTCTAACACGTCTCTCTAAGAAACTGGTTGGCTTGTTCATGAACTGAAGGCGATATGAAAGACCACCTGGAAATCCAGAGTCCCAGCCGGAAGCTTGGGCCTGCTGGGCATGAGGTGGTGAGCACAGTGGAGTTGAAGCATCACAGGAGGATTACCACCGGACACAAGGGTGGCAGTGCCGGCGGAGGCGCCGGCGCTGGTGGCGCCGCGGGCGCGGGTGCAGGCGCGGGTGGGCGGAACGCGGGTGGCGGGGGCGCCGTGACGAGGCCGCACGGCTCCAAGAACGGCGCGGCGGCGCTCCCGGTGCCACCGGTGGCGTCCGTTCTGACGCTTGCCTTGGGCTGTGGCGTTGCTCTGTCAGCCTTGAGCTTCTGACGAAATGTGTCTTCCTGGAGTTAACGTTAGTCAGTATCTCCGAGCCGAGTTTACGGGTATTAGTGTACTAGTTTCTCGATTTGTTTGTTatatatcattatcatcatggtgTGTAAATGGCAGTCCAGCTATCTGTCAGTATACTTAACTAAAACGTTTCAGAGTCCACATGAAttcttttttcttgtttttgtcCTCGGACAATTTCACATAGAGGAAACTTATATGAAATTTCTGTTATCTTCTTACGATTGATTGATGTGGAAAATCAATGGTCCTTGTGTAATTTATATTGATCTGCATAATTCTAACTTGCTTCAAGCCCACTTGTTAGGGACCTTTGGACACAGCAGGTAGTAAAACATGTAAAGCTTGAGCAGTTCGATAATCTGTATTGAAACCTCGTTTTATTGTGGAAAAATTCGTGGTCCTACGGAAGATTATCCTCAGCCTCGCTCGAAAACTAGTTTTTTTCCCAGTTTCTGATTGAATAGTCCtgtgcagagagagagagatttgcTGCCTTTTGTCTTTTTTGCGACTAGAGAGATTGATGGCCTGTGTATTGGCATTTGGCGCCGTGTAAACCGTTCAGTTGCCTCCCACTAATTTTATTCTTTCTTTGTTTTTCCAAGATCCGCTTCTTCTATTCTTTCTTATCCGAGGAAGAGAATTTTGATCCTTGTTTCAAGGGAATTGGTGGGTCGTCCAAGCGACAGTAAAGTTTGGTAGGCTCTGAAATTAATGCGAAACAATTTTATTGTCACGCTTCCTGGAGTGCAGGCACCTGAAAACACAGAATCAAAGGCACCTGACAGCTTGTCACACCCTTAGGTCCTGTTTGGTTttcataagtcaggtgactgaaaaccagtgacttataagtcatgcctgtttggttgtagatgacttataagctcattaaaggtgtgggccccacgcgGAAAAGGATGACTTAtgagttttaagcaggggtgaaccaacttaaaactaagttggtggtgtttagcaaaataagtcacttatttcactttttaacttataagtaggtgacttatttggaacaAAACATGTCattatttcactttttaacttataagtaggtaacttatttggaatcaaacaggcccttaatggCTAACATTTGCAAATATTTTTTAAGAACAATTTTTTTTACTCTCAACCTGCAAAACACGATCTATAGAGCTATGTCGAATTATTTGAAACGTTTTGTTAGCTAGAAGAACCTTTATGTTCGCTACCAAAAAATCAGCCAAAACAATGACCTGTACAATGTGATATAAAAAAAGTCTATGTTCCACTAACAACTCTCTGTTTTGTCCTAAACTCAGACTTCTGCATCTCGTGGGCCTAGCTAGGAAGAAAAAGCAACATATTTTTGGGACGAATTTTCGTGTTAAATAACGTCTTGTGCCCACTATTTTTAGTTGAAAAATAATTAAAAGAAATAGTTGGGCTTGGGGAAAAATGAGCATGAGTGCTTATGCTATCCAAGCCCTATTATCAGTAAAAGCCCAGGCCATTTTGCTCAACAAATGTTTGCGAAACAATCTTCCATCCTAG encodes:
- the LOC136471867 gene encoding uncharacterized protein; the protein is MNCFWCPVHLIIKMKKSSTVLAISILVLLSLASQVSRCAASAEGIAGVSAARHRLRPRLQVQEQLHGDMKDHLEIQSPSRKLGPAGHEVVSTVELKHHRRITTGHKGGSAGGGAGAGGAAGAGAGAGGRNAGGGGAVTRPHGSKNGAAALPVPPVASVLTLALGCGVALSALSF
- the LOC136471865 gene encoding F-box protein SKIP1-like — translated: MTALCLDEAFSRLALEDLWRGAMACCRSWRDAARSRPGLFAVLDLEPGFAESTPGAEAAAWWTPAFQRRVDAMLRSAATLAAGELCEIHVRHCSDDALTFAAERSPRLSILSIKTSPAVTDRSMLTVGACCPMLTELDISNCYEVSYKSLELIGQSCQNLRVLKRNIFHWIDPSEHVGIVPEDYLRECPEDGDREAITISKFMPKLKHLELRFSELTAVGLSSIPEGCKDLEVLDLFGCANLTSRGIDQAAANLKNLVTLVKPNFYIPRSSFHMGRYGHWQLYDERFQTNVFQI